One Plectropomus leopardus isolate mb chromosome 1, YSFRI_Pleo_2.0, whole genome shotgun sequence DNA segment encodes these proteins:
- the ube2q1 gene encoding ubiquitin-conjugating enzyme E2 Q1 yields MSVSGLKAELKFLESIFDPNHERFRIIDWKPDELSCQFNVTGEKLLIIHCNITESYPSTPPIWFVDSDDPSLAQVLERLEDVRKGSTLLLQQLKKLICDLCRLYNLPQHPDVEMLDQPLPAGPVGQDRKHGTEEVTSEEEEEEEMGEDIEDLDHYEMKEEEPVDGKKSEDDGIEKENLAILEKIRKNQRQDHLNGAVSGSVQASDRLMKELREIYRSQSYKTGIYSVELVNDSLYEWHVKLRTVDPDSPLHSDLQVLKEKEGMDYILLNFSYKDNFPFDPPFVRVVSPVLSGGYVLGGGALCMELLTKQGWSSAYSIESVIMQINATLVKGKARVQFGANKNQYNLARAQQSYKSLVQIHEKNGWYTPPKEDG; encoded by the exons ATGTCGGTGTCGGGGCTGAAGGCCGAACTGAAGTTTTTGGAGTCCATTTTTGATCCAAACCACGAACGCTTCAGGATCATTGACTGGAAGCCCGACGAGCTTAGCTGCCAGTTTAATGTAACGGGGGAAAAGCTGTTAATTATCCACTGCAATATAACG GAATCTTATCCATCTACACCGCCAATATGGTTTGTGGACTCTGACGACCCGAGCTTGGCGCAAGTTTTGGAGAGGTTGGAAGATGTGAGAAAAGGCAGCACCCTG CTTTTGCAGCAATTGAAGAAACTCATTTGTGACCTTTGTCGGCTGTACAACCTTCCCCAACATCCAGATGTGGAGATGCTGGACCAGCCCCTGCCTGCAGGCCCTGTGGGACAAGACCGAAAG CATGGGACAGAGGAGGTCACatctgaagaagaagaggaggaggagatgggagAG GACATAGAGGATCTGGACCACTATGAAATGAAAGAAGAGGAGCCTGTGGATGGGAAGAAATCTGAGGATGATGGCATTGAGAAGGAGAATTTGGCCATCCTGGAGAAGATCCGAAAGAACCAGAGGCAGGACCACTTGAAT GGAGCTGTGTCTGGTTCAGTGCAAGCCTCTGACCGCCTGATGAAGGAGCTTAGAGAGATCTACAGGTCTCAGAGTTACAAGACAG GCATCTATTCAGTCGAGCTTGTTAACGACAGCCTGTATGAATGGCACGTCAAACTAAGGAC GGTGGATCCAGATAGCCCCTTACACAGTGATTTACAAGTCCTAAAGGAAAAGGAAGGAATGGATTACATTTTACTAAACTTCTCATATAAA GATAATTTCCCCTTTGATCCACCGTTTGTGCGGGTGGTTTCGCCTGTGCTTTCTGGAGG TTACGTTCTTGGAGGAGGTGCCCTGTGCATGGAGCTTCTCACCAAACag GGTTGGAGCAGTGCCTATTCCATTGAGTCTGTCATCATGCAGATCAATGCCACTTTAGTCAAAGGAAAAGCCAGAGTGCAGTTTGGAGCCAATAAA